In a genomic window of Phragmites australis chromosome 14, lpPhrAust1.1, whole genome shotgun sequence:
- the LOC133889936 gene encoding anthocyanidin 3-O-glucosyltransferase 2-like produces the protein MASASPSPTVVLIPICVPGHLPSMLGAGKRLVGSSNRPMSLTVLVMQMTMAANLMSEVADLIHREADFGFDIRFLHLPAVELPTDSHGIEDFMMRFVQLHAPHVKAAVSRLASPVAAVVMDYFCTTLFDVTRELALPVYVYFTSGASMLALVLRLPALDEEVAVDFEEMERAVEVPGLPPVPAGLMPTPLMKKDPNYASFVYHGNRFMEAAGIIVNTVAELEPAVLAAIAENRCVPGRRAPNVYPVGPVVSFKPPSEKPHECVRWLDARPTASVVLLCFGSMGGSFAAPQVQEIADGLERSGHRFLWVLRGPQQAGSPYPTDANANELLPEGFLERTKDRGLVWPRWAPQKDILAHAAVGGFVTHCGWNSTLESLWHGVPLAPWPLFAEQHLNAFELVSVMGVAVAMDVDRKRDNFVKAAELERAVRSLMGASEEGRKARQKAAEAQAVCRNAVEEGGSSYASLQKLAREVSQHAGM, from the coding sequence ATGGCAAGCGCAAGCCCGAGCCCGACTGTGGTGCTCATCCCGATCTGCGTCCCCGGCCACCTGCCGTCCATGCTCGGAGCCGGCAAGCGGCTGGTCGGCAGCAGCAACCGCCCCATGTCGCTCACCGTGCTTGTGATGCAGATGACCATGGCCGCCAATCTGATGTCCGAAGTCGCTGATCTCATCCACCGGGAAGCAGATTTCGGCTTCGACATCCGCTTCCTCCACCTTCCCGCCGTCGAGCTCCCCACCGACTCGCACGGCATCGAGGACTTCATGATGCGCTTCGTACAGCTCCACGCGCCACACGTCAAGGCCGCCGTCTCCCGCTTGGCGTCCCCGGTCGCCGCGGTCGTGATGGACTACTTCTGCACCACCCTGTTCGATGTCACGCGCGAGCTCGCGCTGCCGGTCTACGTGTACTTCACTTCCGGCGCGTCCATGCTTGCCCTCGTGCTGCGGTTGCCGGCGCTAgatgaggaggtggcggtggattTTGAGGAAATGGAAAGAGCGGTTGAAGTGCCTGGGTTGCCTCCGGTGCCGGCAGGTCTCATGCCGACGCCACTGATGAAAAAGGATCCGAACTACGCGTCGTTCGTGTACCACGGCAACCGCTTCATGGAGGCCGCCGGCATCATCGTCAACACGGTGGCCGAGCTCGAGCCGGCTGTTCTCGCGGCTATCGCCGAGAATCGCTGCGTGCCCGGACGCCGCGCTCCAAACGTCTACCCAGTCGGCCCCGTGGTGTCGTTCAAGCCGCCGAGCGAGAAGCCACACGAGTGCGTCAGGTGGCTCGACGCACGACCGACGGCGTCGGTTGTGCTGCTCTGTTTCGGTAGCATGGGCGGTAGCTTCGCCGCGCCGCAGGTGCAGGAGATCGCTGACGGCCTCGAGCGCAGCGGGCATCGCTTCCTGTGGGTGCTCCGAGGCCCGCAGCAGGCCGGCTCGCCGTACCCGACCGACGCCAACGCCAACGAGCTGCTCCCGGAAGGGTTCCTGGAGAGGACAAAGGACAGGGGCTTGGTGTGGCCGAGGTGGGCGCCACAGAAGGATATCCTCGCCCACGCCGCCGTCGGTGGCTTCGTGACGCACTGCGGGTGGAACTCGACCCTCGAGAGCTTGTGGCACGGCGTGCCGCTGGCGCCGTGGCCGCTTTTCGCGGAGCAGCACCTGAACGCGTTCGAGCTCGTGTCCGTGATGGGCGTCGCCGTGGCCATGGATGTGGACAGGAAGCGGGACAACTTCGTGAAGGCCGCGGAGCTGGAGCGCGCGGTGCGGAGCCTGATGGGCGCGTcggaggaggggaggaaggcgAGGCAGAAGGCCGCGGAGGCGCAGGCCGTGTGCCGGAACGCCGTGGAGGAGGGCGGGTCGTCGTACGCGTCGCTGCAGAAACTGGCGCGAGAGGTGTCGCAGCATGCAGGGATGTGA